From the Caldisericaceae bacterium genome, one window contains:
- a CDS encoding integrase core domain-containing protein — protein sequence MSIEPLKEEFYNRNFYLTLEDMSDGLKKYVEYYNKFRPHMGLNGLTPYKNKRTARRKTFKRLKGS from the coding sequence ATTTCCATAGAACCGTTAAAAGAGGAGTTCTACAATAGAAACTTCTACCTCACGTTAGAGGATATGAGTGATGGTTTAAAAAAGTATGTTGAATACTACAATAAGTTTAGACCTCATATGGGTTTAAATGGGCTTACTCCTTATAAGAATAAAAGAACTGCAAGGAGGAAGACTTTCAAAAGACTTAAAGGTTCCTAA